One Lactobacillus sp. ESL0785 DNA window includes the following coding sequences:
- a CDS encoding DegV family protein — MEKIKLIIDSSSNESSEQNVEVVPLTLTIAGKDFVDDAQLDLDQLLTSMAQNTEAGKTSCPSINDWLEALAGSKWAILITITSGLSGSFSSAFQAKEMYEKEHPESHVIVVDSRSAGPELSVVLEEIKRLLNNKTRFVDLEQKISEYRTHTHLLFILQSLHNLSLNGRVSPAVAKVAHMLKIDLVGTASDEGKLEPLAKVRGMKRALKEVLKRMSDMKYQGGRVIIDHCKNEKDARTLKEKIMASYPQAQIAIRPMHGLCSFYAEEGGLMIGFEGK; from the coding sequence ATGGAAAAAATAAAATTAATAATTGACTCTAGTTCTAATGAAAGTTCAGAGCAAAATGTTGAAGTAGTTCCACTTACACTGACAATCGCAGGAAAGGATTTTGTTGATGATGCTCAACTTGATCTTGACCAACTGTTAACCAGTATGGCGCAAAATACAGAAGCAGGTAAGACTTCTTGTCCAAGTATTAATGACTGGTTGGAAGCTTTAGCGGGCAGCAAGTGGGCAATTTTAATAACAATTACTAGTGGGCTTAGTGGTAGTTTTTCATCAGCTTTTCAAGCCAAAGAAATGTATGAAAAGGAACATCCAGAAAGTCATGTAATTGTAGTTGATTCGCGTTCGGCTGGTCCAGAATTGTCAGTTGTTCTTGAAGAAATTAAACGGCTGCTTAATAATAAAACCCGGTTTGTTGATTTAGAACAAAAGATTTCTGAATATCGGACGCACACGCACCTGTTATTTATTCTACAATCTTTGCATAATTTGTCATTAAATGGTCGAGTTAGTCCAGCTGTTGCCAAAGTAGCGCATATGCTTAAAATTGATTTAGTTGGCACAGCTAGTGATGAAGGTAAGCTTGAACCATTGGCAAAAGTGCGTGGAATGAAGCGAGCACTTAAAGAAGTCTTGAAGCGAATGTCTGATATGAAATATCAAGGCGGCCGTGTCATTATTGATCATTGTAAAAATGAAAAAGATGCACGGACACTTAAAGAAAAGATTATGGCAAGTTATCCGCAGGCACAAATTGCCATTAGACCGATGCATGGCTTGTGTAGCTTTTACGCTGAAGAGGGCGGTTTAATGATTGGCTTTGAGGGTAAGTAA
- the eno gene encoding phosphopyruvate hydratase, whose protein sequence is MLKSVIENVHALEIYDSRGNPTVEAFVTLSNGVVGKAEVPSGASTGENEAVELRDGGKRVGGKGVSKAVNNVNTKIAKALKGLDPHDQANIDRVMIELDGTPNKAKLGANAILGVSMATAAAAAKDSHQPLYRYLGGTDLEMPQTFHNVINGGEHADNGIDVQEFMITPVKKTSFRDGFEKIVNTYHTLKKVLEDMGYETGLGDEGGFAPNMKSSEEALKALHEAIIKAGYKPGEDIAIACDCAASYFYNKEDKKYHFEGKVLDDQELSDYYDKLLGEFPELISIEDPYDENDVDGMIKFTETHKDRIQIVLDDFICTNPKLLTKAIKEGAGNASLIKLNQIGTVTETLETIRLSRKNGYNTMISHRSGETGDTFIADFAVAVNGGQLKTGAPARSERVEKYNRLLEIEEELGDGERLAFFPDNVDKD, encoded by the coding sequence ATGTTAAAATCAGTCATTGAAAATGTTCATGCACTGGAAATCTATGATTCACGTGGTAACCCAACTGTTGAAGCTTTTGTTACCCTTTCAAACGGTGTTGTAGGAAAGGCTGAAGTACCATCAGGTGCTTCAACTGGTGAAAATGAAGCTGTTGAATTGCGTGACGGCGGCAAACGTGTTGGTGGTAAAGGTGTTTCTAAAGCCGTTAACAACGTTAACACTAAAATTGCTAAGGCTTTGAAGGGCTTAGACCCACACGACCAAGCAAATATTGATCGCGTTATGATTGAATTAGATGGTACGCCAAACAAGGCTAAGCTTGGTGCTAATGCTATCTTAGGTGTCTCAATGGCTACTGCCGCTGCTGCTGCTAAAGACAGTCACCAACCACTTTATAGATACCTTGGCGGAACTGATCTTGAAATGCCACAAACTTTCCATAACGTTATTAACGGTGGTGAACACGCTGATAACGGTATCGATGTTCAAGAATTCATGATTACTCCAGTTAAGAAGACTTCATTCCGTGATGGTTTTGAAAAGATTGTTAACACTTACCACACTTTGAAAAAAGTTCTTGAAGATATGGGTTACGAAACTGGCCTTGGCGACGAAGGTGGTTTTGCTCCTAACATGAAGAGTTCAGAAGAAGCTTTGAAGGCTTTGCACGAAGCAATCATCAAGGCTGGCTACAAACCAGGCGAAGATATTGCTATTGCTTGTGACTGTGCTGCTTCATATTTCTACAACAAAGAAGACAAGAAGTACCACTTTGAAGGTAAAGTTCTTGACGATCAAGAATTGTCAGATTACTACGACAAGTTGCTTGGTGAATTCCCAGAATTAATCTCCATCGAAGACCCATACGATGAAAATGACGTTGACGGTATGATTAAATTTACTGAAACTCACAAGGATAGAATTCAAATTGTTTTGGATGACTTTATTTGTACTAATCCTAAGCTTTTAACTAAAGCTATCAAGGAAGGTGCTGGTAATGCTTCATTAATCAAATTGAACCAAATCGGTACAGTTACTGAAACTTTGGAAACTATTCGTCTTTCACGTAAGAATGGCTACAACACCATGATTTCTCACCGTTCAGGTGAAACTGGTGATACCTTCATCGCTGACTTTGCTGTTGCTGTTAACGGTGGTCAATTGAAGACTGGTGCTCCAGCTCGTTCAGAACGTGTTGAAAAGTACAACCGTTTACTTGAAATCGAAGAAGAACTTGGCGATGGTGAACGTCTTGCATTCTTCCCAGACAATGTTGACAAGGATTAA
- a CDS encoding phosphatase PAP2 family protein: protein MNIWLAALSAFILLILIINVRNSSRFNSFDHWLHHKLVRNHDSFSWQIIAFINDPKLMVVWDVFLASFLINEEKNITALWVIVTLGFTDLVGIFLKKWMHRKRPSEHSDLEDGYSFPSGHVLGTTCMVLIIWKLFGAKLGTGLIITLSAIWLMVVISRLSLKAHYPSDIIGATSLAIFCFSLSQQIFLAIF, encoded by the coding sequence ATAAACATTTGGCTTGCGGCTTTATCCGCTTTTATTCTGCTAATTCTCATCATTAATGTACGTAATTCCAGTCGCTTTAATTCATTTGATCATTGGCTACACCACAAGTTAGTCAGAAATCATGATAGCTTTAGCTGGCAAATAATTGCGTTTATTAACGATCCTAAACTAATGGTCGTTTGGGACGTTTTCTTGGCTAGCTTTCTAATTAATGAAGAAAAAAATATTACTGCCCTGTGGGTCATTGTAACTCTGGGGTTTACCGATTTAGTTGGCATCTTTTTAAAAAAATGGATGCATCGTAAACGCCCAAGTGAACATTCTGACTTAGAAGACGGTTATAGTTTCCCTAGTGGCCATGTACTTGGAACAACGTGTATGGTATTAATCATCTGGAAACTATTTGGTGCTAAATTGGGAACGGGACTCATTATTACTTTAAGTGCTATTTGGCTAATGGTTGTCATTTCGCGTCTCAGTTTAAAAGCTCATTATCCTTCTGATATTATTGGCGCAACTAGTTTGGCTATTTTTTGCTTCAGCCTTTCCCAGCAAATCTTTTTAGCAATTTTTTAA
- the pnuC gene encoding nicotinamide riboside transporter PnuC produces the protein MKIQPNTDVFKPKWYINQMRGWSFKTYMLLMFGIGVIVGTTIAAAITPLALITMLAAIMGFTCTLAITNAKPLNGVLGLLSALIYIVVAIIARNYADVVLQTSYIFLLDLPVLLLPAWAKDAEKHIHGLTAVKWLWTLLFFVVVTGMLYFMDTRMFISPRPWIDAITGSIGVTGSLLCTLRFREQYYFWTIQGIMSIILWGVTAFQGDASLTLFFTYILYLSNDLLAFTDKHTHWFH, from the coding sequence ATGAAAATACAGCCAAATACTGATGTTTTCAAACCTAAATGGTATATTAATCAAATGCGGGGCTGGAGCTTCAAAACTTATATGCTTTTGATGTTTGGGATTGGTGTAATTGTCGGAACAACAATTGCAGCAGCAATAACGCCGCTAGCTTTGATTACAATGCTGGCAGCGATTATGGGTTTCACTTGTACGTTAGCAATCACTAATGCCAAGCCTTTAAATGGAGTTTTGGGATTGTTATCAGCCTTAATTTATATTGTAGTTGCAATTATCGCACGTAATTATGCTGATGTTGTTTTGCAAACATCATATATATTTCTGCTAGATTTGCCAGTTTTATTATTGCCAGCTTGGGCCAAAGATGCTGAAAAGCATATTCATGGTCTGACAGCTGTTAAATGGCTCTGGACACTGCTTTTTTTCGTAGTTGTTACAGGTATGCTTTACTTTATGGACACAAGAATGTTTATTAGTCCACGGCCTTGGATCGATGCAATAACTGGCTCAATTGGTGTTACAGGCTCGCTTCTCTGTACATTACGTTTTCGTGAACAATATTATTTCTGGACTATTCAAGGGATCATGTCAATTATTTTGTGGGGAGTTACTGCCTTTCAAGGTGATGCTAGCCTGACCCTATTCTTTACATATATCTTGTACTTGAGTAACGACTTATTGGCTTTTACTGATAAGCATACGCACTGGTTTCACTAA